The Oscarella lobularis chromosome 9, ooOscLobu1.1, whole genome shotgun sequence genome includes a window with the following:
- the LOC136191436 gene encoding kelch-like protein 17 encodes MVETVVFETDDYSALDSLDSFRLSSYLCDVVLVSKDGQRFPAHQMTLAAATPFFPSLFTENRLETFRTQAVISIPDVDAEILKKLIEFAYSGKAACLASVQSVRSLYVVASSLQFNHLVQLCRDWLRLHVDSSTCLDLAILANQYDDIDLIRVCDRIAAVNVVRLSDSEKFLALSVDHLERILCQDDLGVRSEDDVLSLLRTWLKRDEASRRDDVVKRLSKCIRYSLLDFDESIGLLSNLDLVSHYESSSLTTSFSYRRRVGCEGVLLVAGGIQTKREDSDVWTLTCEAKTYDANSDSWTSFPSLATATCRNKIVTSFDELYALGGDSVCEAGGKTYGETDVVQRYDAEGRRWVDDVTPMSRRRDGYEIVCHDNRIYGMSLAWDFGVECEVFDPARGTWTPVSSPSRDQAFDFFSSRYILFSQARHIFAIGHAWRREIGCMQYDPLENRWLDKKSFPGAYEKTNSAWNTHQVLDPFFCHYASMGERLYILPHYESSTAVVFDLNERFSLVENFSPLRSYAGDFFERNCGLAGDPDNNRMYLMGSKEREKQLAVYDERSKKWDVRKCEWNFPNKRDCAVVDRNLMLNFV; translated from the coding sequence ATGGTTGAAACGGTCGTTTTCGAGACAGATGATTATTCTGCTCTTGACAGTCTCGATTCTTTTCGACTATCGAGTTATTtatgcgacgtcgttctcgtcagtAAAGACGGACAGCGATTTCCAGCTCACCAAATGACTCTCGCAGCCGCTACTCCGTTCTTCCCTTCCCTGTTTACAGAGAACCGTCTAGAGACGTTCAGAACTCAAGCGGTGATCTCAAttcccgacgtcgacgcggagATTCTGAAAAAATTGATCGAATTCGCCTACAGTGGAAAAGCCGCATGTCTGGCGTCTGTTCAAAGCGTTCGATCGTTATACGTCGTAGCTTCCTCTCTTCAATTCAATCATCTGGTGCAGTTGTGCAGAGACTGGCTCCGACTTCACGTGGACTCGTCGACTTGCCTCGATTTGGCGATCTTAGCCAATCAATACGACGACATAGATCTAATTCGAGTCTGCGATCGCATTGCAGCCGTCAACGTTGTGCGATTGAGCGACAGCGAGAAGTTTCTCGCCCTATCAGTCGATCATCTAGAGAGGATTCTTTGTCAAGACGACTTGGGCGTGAGatcggaagacgacgttctgtCTTTGTTGCGTACATGGCtcaaacgcgacgaagcgtctcgtcgagatgacgtcgtcaaaagactTTCAAAGTGCATTCGATATTCTCTactcgatttcgacgaatcgattgGCCTTCTTTCCAATCTCGACTTGGTGTCGCACtacgagtcgtcgtcgttgacgacgtcgttttcttatcgacgtcgagtcggTTGCGAAGGCGTTTTACTCGTTGCCGGTGGCATACAAACGAAACGAGAGGACTCCGACGTGTGGACGCTGACCTGCGAGGCGAAAACGTACGACGCTAACAGCGACTCGtggacgtcgtttccttctCTCGCTACGGCAACGTGTCGAAATAAgattgtgacgtcgttcgacgaactTTACGCGCTTGGCGGAGACAGCGTCTGCGAAGCGGGTGGCAAAACGTATGGTGAGACTGACGTCGTTCAACGATACGACGCTGAGGGACGGCGATGGGTGGACGACGTGACGCCTATGtctcgtcgaagagacgGCTACGAAATTGTGTGTCACGACAATCGTATTTACGGCATGAGTCTGGCGTGGGACTTTGGCGTTGAGTGCGAAGTCTTTGATCCGGCGAGAGGAACGTGGACGCCTgtttcgtctccttctcgcGATCAagctttcgatttcttctcctcgcgTTACATTTTGTTCTCACAAGCTCGTCATATTTTTGCAATCGGTCACGCATGGCGGAGAGAAATAGGTTGTATGCAGTACGATCCATTGGAGAACCGTTGGCTTGATAAGAAGTCTTTTCCTGGTGCGTACGAGAAGACTAACTCAGCTTGGAACACCCACCAGGTTCTGGATCCTTTTTTTTGCCATTACGCGTCGATGGGAGAGCGACTTTACATCCTTCCTCATTACGAAAGTTCTACAGCTGTTGTCTTCGACCTCAATGAGCGCTTCTCTTTAGTGGAGAATTTCTCTCCATTACGCAGCTATGCTGGAGATTTCTTTGAAAGGAACTGCGGACTCGCTGGGGATCCTGATAACAATAGAATGTATTTGATGGGTTCGAAAGAACGTGAGAAACAACTTGCCGTCTACGACGAACGTTCAAAGAAGTGGGACGTGAGAAAGTGTGAGTGGAATTTTCCTAATAAACGTGACTGTGCAGTCGTGGACAGGAACTTGATGTTGAACTTTGTGTAG
- the LOC136191437 gene encoding uncharacterized protein, whose product MQSVGLPPISQVVNIRLIEAMQLLERLSDREVNDIHTQTQCIARLLEIYKSRGSAKRNEPILSHVAKSFSRFDGKCDDMSGILDAINCFVADKESVKCLNDLDLTSTDVWMNESDFETAKALGSHEKPLVLLVAGTTSSGKSTIVNGLLGFNLLPTGHNATTSALCEIKWGATKTAVVHLTTCTDSSGDEKFEPEERRISLENEENRTELASYVSCDRDEKESVRLCHKVEIFWPLSFLKDFTIIDTPGVSEADELSPASRKLTEKCQQNTPCCLIYVINAEQAAEEGAQLAVCSLRWQRRRKTLHAFSLSSISGTSFFIVQTAKRRRKRRKRNISSDFFARGMAQELGVLTSDMESLREGLTDLISQAMKQKLRKALKYFIPATLSIFESTARSGKVSHLRSRLESRITDAVKELETDLQKKESVQAALKWGKSTEAQAALDEQAIDAFVSHRLEKAVASHLLTKGLVESIEFHIAPIAFNEITNLVVFASGFMSGGCIVSDEEHGNGDGDGDDDGRFEPSVNAKSYSWLPLMLGSILFPPLLFVGAVKFVRRERFRKSVEIAYGKAIREKLRQTVVGVVSSRSLAARYLFREFTAVIDRLDKQLELWRKSYKKEDLATYEQVLRRCKALISRVSSYLLELGIEDFTDDDVEFVDKRRLSGSGQFGTVYRIFLKQKKYAALKVFHDLKSGSETSANILREFNCCKKFGKRESFLVEFYGFVSLGHPPHRTMALAMEWCGGGTLADEIEAMGTKLQSGRSFQGYKRCVRLLKELLTGVAFLHRGSVVHRDIKPENIMLTTDKQIRIGDFGFTKDREQITGTYCGTKYYMAPEVRNSEPYDTSADVFSIGIIMWEMWEGNRARYDVKIDRARPQGFSEAVQDLGTSREPTASADECFRSWKKLMETCWSHRPSARSTAREALDIVSEW is encoded by the exons ATGCAATCAGTCGGTCTTCCGCCGATCAGTCAAGTCGTTAACATACGCCTAATAGAAGCGATGCAGTTGCTCGAACGCCTCAGCGACAGAGAAGTCAACGACATACACACCCAAACGCAGTGCATTGCGAGGCTCCTCGAGATCTACAAAAGCAGAGGAAgcgcgaaacgaaacgaaccT ATCTTGTCTCACGTAGCCAAAAGCTTCTCGCGTTTTGATGGCAAATGCGACGATATGAGCGGAATTCTCGACGCGATTAActgtttcgtcgccgacaaaGAGTCAGTCAAGTGTTTGAACGATCTCGATCTCACATCGACGGACGTCTGGATGAACGAGAGCGACTTCGAGACGGCGAAAGCGCTCGGATCACACGAGAAACCACTGGTGTTGCTCGTCGCAG GAACTACGTCGTCCGGCAAGAGTACGATTGTCAACGGCTTGCTTGGATTTAATTTGCTTCCGACCGGCCAcaatgcgacgacgtccgctCTGTGCGAAATCAAGTGGGGAgcaacaaagacggcggtcGTGCATCTAACGACGTGCACTGATTCCAGTGGCGACGAGAAGTTCGAACCGGAAGAGCGACGTATATcgctcgaaaacgaagaaaatcggaCAGAATTGGCTTCGTATGTCAGCTGCGACcgagacgagaaagagagtgTGCGGCTTTGTCATAAAGTAgaaatattttggcctttgtcgtttttgaag GATTTCACTATCATCGATACTCCAGGCGTTTCTGAGGCCGACGAACTCTCTCCCGCTTCGCGAAAATTGACCGAAAAATGTCAGCAGAATACGCCTTGCTGTCTCATTTACGTCATCAATGCGGAACAGGCGGCAGAGGAAGGAGCTCAG TTGGCGGTTTGCTCGTTGAGAtggcaaagaagacgaaaaactcTCCACGCGTTCTCTTTATCGTCAATAAGTGGGACCAGTTTCTTCATCGTCCAGACGGCGAAAAGacggagaaagagaagaaagaggaataTCTCAAGCGACTTTTTCGCGA GGGGAATGGCTCAGGAACTGGGCGTGCTGACGAGCGACATGGAGTCGCTGCGTGAAGGATTAACCGATCTCATCTCTCAAGCAATGAAGCAGAAACTCCGAAAAGCTCTAAAGTATTTTATAC CTGCAACCCTGAGCATCTTCGAGTCAACCGCCCGTAGCGGCAAAGTATCTCACTTGAGATCTCGACTTGAGAGTCGCATCACTGACGCTGTCAAAGAATTGGAGACGGATTtgcagaagaaagagagcgtcCAAGCGGCTCTCAAGTGGGGAAAGTCGACCGAAGCCCAAGCGGCACTGGACGAGCAGGCGATCGACGCCTTCGTTAGTCATCGACTCGAGAAAGCGGTTGCCAGTCATCTGTTGACGAAAGgactcgtcgaatcgatagAGTTTCATATTGCACCCATTGCCTTCAACGAAATAACGAACCTTGTTGTTTTTGCCTCGGGCTTTATGTCGGGGGGTTGCATTGTGAGTGACGAAGAgcacggcaacggcgacggcgacggcgacgacgacggcagaTTTGAGCCGTCTGTCAATGCAAAGAGCTACTCTTGGTTGCCTCTAATGCTTGGGTCAATTTTATTTCCTCCACTTCTCTTCGTTGGCGCTGTGAAATTCGTTCGCCGCGAGCGATTTCGCAAATCCGTCGAAATAGCCTACGGCAAAGCGATAAGGGAGAAACTGCGGCAGACGGTCGTCGGAGTCGTTTCATCGAGGAGTCTCGCCGCTCGTTATCTTTTCAGAGAATTCACCGCGGTGATTGACAGGCTGGACAAGCAGCTAGAGCTGTGGCGGAAATCgtacaagaaagaagactTGGCGACTTACGAGCAAGTGCTGCGTCGTTGCAAAGCGCTTATTTCTCGAGTTTCATCCTATTTGCTTGAACTCGGCATCGAGGACTtcacggacgacgacgttgaattCGTGGACAAACGCCGATTGAGCGGAAGCGGGCAGTTCGGCACGGTCTATAGGATCTTTCTAAAGCAAAAGAAGTATGCAGCGCTGAAGGTCTTCCATGATTTGAAAAGCGGAAGTGAAACGTCGGCAAACATACTCCGCGAATTCAACTGCTGCAA aaaatTCGGAAAACGTGAGTCCTTTCTGGTGGAATTTTATGGTTTTGTAAGTCTTGGCCATCCTCCCCATCGCACAATGGCTTTGGCAATGGAGTGGTGTGGCGGTGGCActctcgccgacgagatcgaGGCGATGGGCACGAAGTTGCAATCTGGTCGATCGTTTCAAGGGTACAAACGTTGCGTGCGATTGCTCAAAGAACTGCTTACTGGCGTGGCGTTTTTGCACCGTGGATCTGTGGTGCACAGAGACATAAAGCCAGAAAACATAATG CTTACGACTGATAAGCAGATTCGAATAGGAGATTTTGGTTTTACGAAGGACAGAGAGCAGATCACGGGAACGTACTGTGGCACGAAATACTACATGGCCCCCGAGGTTAGAAACAGCGAGCCTTATGATACATCGGCCGACGTTTTTAGCATTGGCATCATAATGTGGGAAATGTGGGAGGGAAATAGAGCTCGTTACGACGTGAAGATCGATCGAGCTCGGCCACAGGGATTTTCTGAGGCTGTACAAGATCTCGGGACAAGTCGCGAACCGACTGCTTCCGCTGACGAGTGCTTCCGCTCTTGGAAAAAGTTAATGGAGACGTGCTGGTCACATCGACCGTCAGCTAGGTCAACAGCAAGAGAAGCCTTGGACATTGTTAGTGAGTGGTGA
- the LOC136191258 gene encoding uncharacterized protein isoform X2 has protein sequence MTREDPCVLPLSRSESLATSSEQSFPGSAGSLNRESKAKKAKKEITRQTCSSFTAGRNRHFREAILREEASQIDAQIFHKLFKEISAGDYAHEDPLVSEESVEEFRAAMSITAPTTKLSKCLSAILPELQVYHQKYIERKSGQANDQIDVAAVLKILLLKKKIDTDPVDSGRVQLHRDYELLWKEDLPLANVQHGSFPCLGLEINHYKAVLHGFVTDGKRVLHSKLAAVTDKTTDAMCLTFLRRLRAGVLALKKEWEKFNYEMPFIDSPQFVPDSFEAYQGLSCGKLLNQLASNAAFRCKISTHKKEKFAIKFVFGHDGKYGGDVHKALASAQLAPRYLFEGTVPFIESRPTTLYVVMEAISWRTLQSWLESSDDALPPGEAIIANLQRVISVLHKNGLVHGDFRPSNILVNANGDVKIVDFNWSAKAPENRLYPKRLNGNIVWPGRPGTFLKEVHDHFFFASIKTRIREAEATVVLVTCSVSNVVDVMSGVLSACSIFFQFVYCFSQFPSIVHHFAEGFSLNCEKLRWKKNQPTID, from the exons ATGACTAGAGAAGATCCTTGtgttcttcctctttctcggTCAGAATCTCTTGCGACGTCTTCTGAACAGTCTTTTCCAGGTAGCGCGGGTTCTCTCAATCGTGAgtcaaaggcaaagaag gcaaagaaagaaattacTCGACAG ACCTGCTCTTCATTCACAGCTGGACGAAATCGTCATTTTAGGGAAGCAATATTGCGCGAAGAGGCGAGCCAAATAGATGCTCAAATCTTCCACAAGCTCTTCAAGGAGATTAGCGCTGGAGACTACGCGCACGAAGATCCATTGGTTTCTGAAGAGTCCGTAGAAGAGTTCAGAGCTGCCATGTCAATAACGGCTCCTACGACCAAGCTATCTAAATGCCTTTCTGCCATATTGCCTGAGCTTCAAGTTTATCATCAAAAGTATATCGAACGAAAAAGCGGGCAAGCAAATGATCAGATTGACGTTGCTGCTGTTCTTAAGA TTCTCTtgttgaaaaagaaaattgataCTGACCCGGTCGACTCTGGACGGGTTCAATTACACAG GGACTATGAATTGCTCTGGAAGGAAGACCTACCGTTGGCTAACGTGCAGCACGGAAGTTTCCCGTGTCTTGGTCTTGAGATTAATCATTACAAAGCCGTTTTGCATGGCTTTGTGACGGACGGCAAACGCGTTCTGCATTCCAAGCTTGCAGCTGTAACAGATAAAACAACGGATGCGATGTGCCTGACGTTTCTGCGACGCCTTCGCGCAGGAGTTCTAGCACTCAAGAAAGAATGGGAGAAATTCAATTACGAAATGCCCTTTATTGATTCTCCTCAATTTGTTCCTGACAG CTTTGAAGCCTATCAAGGTTTGTCTTGTGGCAAACTTTTGAATCAGTTGGCGTCAAACGCAGCGTTTCGGTGCAAAATATCGACgcacaaaaaagaaaaatttgctaTCAAATTTGTTTTCG GCCATGACGGCAAGTACGGGGGAGATGTTCACAAGGCACTCGCCTCAGCGCAGCTCGCCCCACGATACCTTTTCGAAGGAACGGTGCCTTTTATTGAGtctcgtccgacgacgttgtATGTCGTGATGGAGGCGATCTCATGGAGAACCCTCCAGAGCTGGCTGGAATCAAGTGATGATGCACTCCCCCCAGGAGAGGCTATTATCGCTAACCTCCAGCGCGTTATCAGCGTTCTTCATAAGAATGGTCTCGTTCACGGAGACTTTCGTCCGTCTAACATTCTTGTCAACGCCAACGGAGACGTCAAAATTGTCGATTTTAATTGGTCTGCCAAGGCCCCGGAGAATCGTCTCTATCCAAAGCGGCTAAATGGAAACATAGTATGGCCCGGTAGGCCAGGAACTTTCCTTAAAGAAGTTCATGatcatttcttctttgcttccATTAAAACCCGAATTAGAGAGGCAGAAGCAACAGTAGTGTTAGTAACATGTAGTGTTAGTAACGTTGTGGATGTCATGAGTGGTGTTCTTTCAGCctgttcaattttttttcaatttgtttATTGTTTCTCTCAATTTCCTTCTATAGTCCATCACTTCGCTGAAGGCTTTTCTTTGAACTGTGAGAAGCTGAGatggaaaaaaaatcagcCTACCATAGATTAG
- the LOC136191258 gene encoding uncharacterized protein isoform X1, giving the protein MTREDPCVLPLSRSESLATSSEQSFPGSAGSLNRESKAKKAKKEITRQTCSSFTAGRNRHFREAILREEASQIDAQIFHKLFKEISAGDYAHEDPLVSEESVEEFRAAMSITAPTTKLSKCLSAILPELQVYHQKYIERKSGQANDQIDVAAVLKSKNKLLKDLADRIVVLLLKKKIDTDPVDSGRVQLHRDYELLWKEDLPLANVQHGSFPCLGLEINHYKAVLHGFVTDGKRVLHSKLAAVTDKTTDAMCLTFLRRLRAGVLALKKEWEKFNYEMPFIDSPQFVPDSFEAYQGLSCGKLLNQLASNAAFRCKISTHKKEKFAIKFVFGHDGKYGGDVHKALASAQLAPRYLFEGTVPFIESRPTTLYVVMEAISWRTLQSWLESSDDALPPGEAIIANLQRVISVLHKNGLVHGDFRPSNILVNANGDVKIVDFNWSAKAPENRLYPKRLNGNIVWPGRPGTFLKEVHDHFFFASIKTRIREAEATVVLVTCSVSNVVDVMSGVLSACSIFFQFVYCFSQFPSIVHHFAEGFSLNCEKLRWKKNQPTID; this is encoded by the exons ATGACTAGAGAAGATCCTTGtgttcttcctctttctcggTCAGAATCTCTTGCGACGTCTTCTGAACAGTCTTTTCCAGGTAGCGCGGGTTCTCTCAATCGTGAgtcaaaggcaaagaag gcaaagaaagaaattacTCGACAG ACCTGCTCTTCATTCACAGCTGGACGAAATCGTCATTTTAGGGAAGCAATATTGCGCGAAGAGGCGAGCCAAATAGATGCTCAAATCTTCCACAAGCTCTTCAAGGAGATTAGCGCTGGAGACTACGCGCACGAAGATCCATTGGTTTCTGAAGAGTCCGTAGAAGAGTTCAGAGCTGCCATGTCAATAACGGCTCCTACGACCAAGCTATCTAAATGCCTTTCTGCCATATTGCCTGAGCTTCAAGTTTATCATCAAAAGTATATCGAACGAAAAAGCGGGCAAGCAAATGATCAGATTGACGTTGCTGCTGTTCTTAAGAGTAAGAATAAGTTGCTTAAGGATTTGGCCGATCGTATTGTAGTTCTCTtgttgaaaaagaaaattgataCTGACCCGGTCGACTCTGGACGGGTTCAATTACACAG GGACTATGAATTGCTCTGGAAGGAAGACCTACCGTTGGCTAACGTGCAGCACGGAAGTTTCCCGTGTCTTGGTCTTGAGATTAATCATTACAAAGCCGTTTTGCATGGCTTTGTGACGGACGGCAAACGCGTTCTGCATTCCAAGCTTGCAGCTGTAACAGATAAAACAACGGATGCGATGTGCCTGACGTTTCTGCGACGCCTTCGCGCAGGAGTTCTAGCACTCAAGAAAGAATGGGAGAAATTCAATTACGAAATGCCCTTTATTGATTCTCCTCAATTTGTTCCTGACAG CTTTGAAGCCTATCAAGGTTTGTCTTGTGGCAAACTTTTGAATCAGTTGGCGTCAAACGCAGCGTTTCGGTGCAAAATATCGACgcacaaaaaagaaaaatttgctaTCAAATTTGTTTTCG GCCATGACGGCAAGTACGGGGGAGATGTTCACAAGGCACTCGCCTCAGCGCAGCTCGCCCCACGATACCTTTTCGAAGGAACGGTGCCTTTTATTGAGtctcgtccgacgacgttgtATGTCGTGATGGAGGCGATCTCATGGAGAACCCTCCAGAGCTGGCTGGAATCAAGTGATGATGCACTCCCCCCAGGAGAGGCTATTATCGCTAACCTCCAGCGCGTTATCAGCGTTCTTCATAAGAATGGTCTCGTTCACGGAGACTTTCGTCCGTCTAACATTCTTGTCAACGCCAACGGAGACGTCAAAATTGTCGATTTTAATTGGTCTGCCAAGGCCCCGGAGAATCGTCTCTATCCAAAGCGGCTAAATGGAAACATAGTATGGCCCGGTAGGCCAGGAACTTTCCTTAAAGAAGTTCATGatcatttcttctttgcttccATTAAAACCCGAATTAGAGAGGCAGAAGCAACAGTAGTGTTAGTAACATGTAGTGTTAGTAACGTTGTGGATGTCATGAGTGGTGTTCTTTCAGCctgttcaattttttttcaatttgtttATTGTTTCTCTCAATTTCCTTCTATAGTCCATCACTTCGCTGAAGGCTTTTCTTTGAACTGTGAGAAGCTGAGatggaaaaaaaatcagcCTACCATAGATTAG
- the LOC136191259 gene encoding fibroblast growth factor receptor 3-like: MNFSARILGIGYLLLSLGSSPVQTSDDCECWRDGKNIKNEIISVTREDVVKVSCTKKSFAAGHSREVKWITKANSQSYQDERKSTLKRILTIKSASVNASRGKFFCRLKDDTFRQNSQTCCKVIIKIDDTKTTISSTVTTTMKTPTATSQQERHISTTADMYSVTPTNHLQKRPNNTTTEIYSHTAAYTNRTFPTSQQERRNAASRQSATISAAVSATASLLIGVGIAVIVALIRKRKRRSDDYISNESTDNLTYSLDVKEEKIWSGNNIIPNSCLSVGKSLGKGHFGTVAQGTLRTTTKQGDAYYQQIAIKMLTEREELNAEELQKEAEIIVNLGRHENVILVYGYCIEKQCVSKIVMEYADLGDLHRYLRKLRSDGLDDAKQFAFGQQIAEGMNFVVSKGCVHRDLAARNVLVCAGQRLKISDFGLAKDLQSAAYYRKTSRGGVIPFRWCAPEVLLYQTYSEYSDVWSYGIVLWEIATMGGTPYPGIPVEKLFHLLTGKSGYRLSQPRNCSKTLYDVMVRCWNSIPDTRPTFFQITSEYLRTYDE; encoded by the exons ATGAACTTCTCCGCTCGAATATTGGGCATAG GCTATCTTCTCCTATCATTGGGCTCTAGTCCTGTACAAACTAGTGATG ACTGTGAGTGCTGGCGCGATGGAAAGAACATCAAAAACGAGATCATTTCCGTAACGAGAGAAGACGTTGTAAAAGTTAGCTGTACGAAGAAAAGTTTCGCAGCAGGCCACTCTCGCGAAGTTAAATGGATAACGAAAGCAAATAGCCAAAGCTACCAAGATGAACGCAAATCAACATTAAAGCGTATCTTGACAATCAAGAGCGCTTCAGTCAACGCGTCTCGAGGCAAATTCTTTTGCCGTCTCAAAGACGATACCTTCCGCCAAAATTCTCAAACTTGTTGCAAGGTGATCATCAAAATTGATGATACGAAAACTACTATTAGCTCCACCGTGACAACGACAATGAAGACACCGACAGCGACGTCACAACAAGAGAGGCACATCTCTACGACTGCCGATATGTACAGTGTTACCCCTACGAATCATCTACAAAAGAGGCCTAACAATACGACTACCGAGATATACAGCCATACTGCCGCCTATACAAACCGTACCTTTCCAACATCACAACAAGAGAGGCGTAACGCTGCTTCACGTCAGTCTGCGACAATTTctgccgccgtttccgctACTGCTTCGCTTCTCATTGGTGTTGGAATTGCCGTTATAGTAGCGCTTATACGAAAACGGAAGCGACGATCCGACGATTATATCTCAAACGAAAGCACGGACAACTTAACTTATtctctcgacgtcaaagaggagaaaatttGGAGTGGAAACAATATCATTCCAAATAGCTGTCTCTCAGTGGGAAAATCGCTAG GGAAAGGGCATTTTGGAACAGTAGCTCAGGGAACACTACGAACTACGACTAAACAAGGAGACGCTTACTATCAGCAAATAGCAATAAAAATGCTCACAG AGCGAGAGGAACTCAACGCAGAGGAGCTTCAAAAGGAAGCCGAAATTATTGTCAATTTGGGTCGGCACGAAAACGTCATTCTTGTCTACGGTTATTGCATAGAGAAACAAT GCGTGAGTAAAATTGTAATGGAATACGCCGATCTCGGAGACCTACATCGTTATCTACGCAAATTACGAAGCGACGGACTCGACGATGCCAAGCAATTCGCGTTTGGGCAGCAAATCGCCGAAGGAATGaacttcgtcgtctccaaagga TGCGTTCATCGCGATCTCGCAGcgagaaacgttctcgtctGCGCGGGACAACGATTAAAGATATCCGACTTCGGACTCGCTAAGGATCTCCAATCGGCTGCCTACTACCGAAAAACGTCGCGT GGCGGGGTCATTCCGTTTCGATGGTGTGCGCCGGAAGTGCTTCTATATCAAACGTATAGCGAATATAGCGACGT CTGGTCTTACGGAATCGTTCTTTGGGAAATAGCGACTATGGGTGGAACTCCCTATCCGGGAATACCCGTCGAAAAGTTGTTCCATTTGCTCACCGGAAAATCGGGCTATCGATTGAGTCAACCGAGAAACTGCTCTAAAACATT atatgacgtcatggtTCGCTGTTGGAATTCGATTCCGGATACAAGGCCAACGTTTTTTCAAATAACGTCCGAGTATTTGCGAACTTATGACGAGTAA